A region of Anolis sagrei isolate rAnoSag1 chromosome 2, rAnoSag1.mat, whole genome shotgun sequence DNA encodes the following proteins:
- the LOC132765167 gene encoding uncharacterized protein yields MKLGWGRMPARMRLAFLFAVTLLLPDVSSMSVYRSVETTDATSASVTSAPKETNIDIEGDSSEVGLTPLDDSPEFFASVSPVTEESGTTLLNIGKEETNEETGINLKEISEESDELESNTAEDGNADGWDELEELEDAALDLVRLIVKRDAEEDDEAEEPTPETVDEDDFSFSDLVRVLKPLIKAFSNSESGPPSPDDFFSWLPALKDLLESSKEPSTSKPLANTVTRPARMSSFTTFPEPNLQIAPASPPEDSSAEPSVKLSESEVFPSLPVLEEVATFVPPTIPLPPQPKPSKHYPSDAPPPEDVFY; encoded by the exons ATGAAACTTGGCTGGGGCAGAATGCCAGCCAGGATGAGACTGGCCTTCCTCTTTGCTgtgactttgcttcttccag ATGTGTCATCCATGAGTGTCTACAGGTCTGTAGAGACAACTGACGCCACATCTGCCAGTGTGACAAGTGCACCAAAGGAAACTAACATAGACATCGAAGGAGATTCCAGTGAGGTGGGGTTGACTCCACTTGATGATTCACCAGAATTCTTTGCGTCTGTTTCACCAGTCACAGAAGAATCAGGTACAACCTTACTAAATATTGGAAAAGAGGAAACCAATGAGGAGACAGGAATTAATTTGAAAgagatttcagaggaaagtgatgaATTAGAATCTAATACTGCCGAAGATGGAAACGCAGATGGTTGGGATGAACTAGAAGAACTAGAGGATGCTGCCCTTGACCTGGTGAGACTCATTGTCAAGAGAGATGCTGAAGAAGATGATGAAGCAGAAGAACCTACACCGGAGACCGTTGATGAGGATGATTTTTCATTTTCTGACTTAGTCAGAGTCCTCAAGCCCTTAATAAAAGCTTTTTCCAACTCAGAGTCTGGACCTCCATCACCAGATGATTTCTTCTCTTGGTTGCCTGCTTTGAAGGACCTCTTGGAATCCTCTAAGGAGCCTAGTACAAGCAAACCACTAGCAAACACTGTGACCCGCCCAGCAAGAATGTCCAGTTTCACTACTTTCCCAGAGCCAAATCTGCAAATTGCTCCAGCTTCACCACCTGAAGACTCATCTGCAGAGCCATCTGTAAAGCTAAGTGAATCGGAGGTTTTTCCATCTCTGCCTGTTTTGGAGGAAGTGGCCACTTTTGTTCCACCAACGATCCCCCTTCCCCCTCAGCCTAAGCCAAGCAAGCATTATCCTTCGGATGCCCCACCTCCTGAAGATGTGTTTTATTAA